A single Suricata suricatta isolate VVHF042 chromosome 2, meerkat_22Aug2017_6uvM2_HiC, whole genome shotgun sequence DNA region contains:
- the CNPY1 gene encoding LOW QUALITY PROTEIN: protein canopy homolog 1 (The sequence of the model RefSeq protein was modified relative to this genomic sequence to represent the inferred CDS: substituted 1 base at 1 genomic stop codon), with protein sequence MNKYMVLRTTEDDRAHRKCALVPAAGSRRGSPAFPVCRGAHWPRARLEHCAGGLPEIRGHKARTDEVGSDVTKARQKTKVGSFRTNPDGRRRGERYPGARSEAFLTDLLDPVXADEPNKLQDPATKEKKLKRFAPRKGDRIYKEFKKFFFYSDAYRPLNLAVSVKPRLTSLSSGLVPLRLLRGKARARRSPSGFLSSRFFTKTKFMSLCTVLSRTCIVSEIGGLASWQMGSFGGGN encoded by the exons atgaataagtaCATGGTTTTAAGAACCACAGAGGACGACAGGGCACACAGGAAATGTGCCCTCGTGCCTGCGGCTGGCAGTCGGAGGGGGAGCCCTGCCTTCCCTGTTTGCAGGGGTGCGCACTGGCCGCGGGCCCGGCTGGAGCACTGCGCGGGTGGCCTGCCGGAGATTAGGGGCCACAAGGCCCGGACGGACGAGGTGGGGTCCGACGTCACCAAGGCCCGGCAGAAGACCAAGGTGGGCTCCTTCCGAACAAATCCTGACGGACGCAGGAGAGGAGAAAGGTA ccccggAGCCCGCTCGGAGGCTTTCCTAACCGACCTGTTGGACCCAGTGTGAGCAGATGAACCGAACAAGCTCCAAGATCCCGCAACTAAAGAGAAGAAGTTGAAGAGATTTGCTCcgaggaaaggagacagaatatacaaagaatttaaaaaattctttttttattctgatgCTTACAGACCTTTGAACCTCGCG GTCTCTGTGAAACCTCGGCTGACGTCACTGAGCTCTGGGCTGGTGCCTCTCCGGCTCCTGAGGGGGAAAGCTCGCGCCCGCAGGTCACCGTCCGGGTTCCTGTCTTCACGTTTCTTCACGAAAACAAAGTTTATGTCTCTTTGCACTGTGTTGTCGCGCACATGCATTGTATCGGAAATCGGTGGTTTGGCATCCTGGCAGATGGGTTCTTTtggtgggggaaactga